The Parvibaculaceae bacterium PLY_AMNH_Bact1 genome window below encodes:
- a CDS encoding hypothetical protein (Derived by automated computational analysis using gene prediction method: GeneMarkS-2+.) yields MPTNWIEVIVDRESYRTAIINNGNFVITMPLIGAIIGMWD; encoded by the coding sequence ATGCCCACCAATTGGATCGAAGTGATAGTCGATCGAGAGAGCTACCGCACCGCCATCATTAACAATGGCAACTTCGTTATTACGATGCCCCTGATAGGCGCGATCATCGGCATGTGGGATTAA
- a CDS encoding HAMP domain-containing methyl-accepting chemotaxis protein (Derived by automated computational analysis using gene prediction method: Protein Homology.) encodes MNRLLFGGRLSLAKLMVSQKIYGVLGFLTFCFIATSSVTLWQMASITTEIEEVSDRQMPLTEVVTKVALTQLEQAVYFERILALSYSSYGRPLSSDLAPLVESFQKDGKIVAETIITAEEIAAEAAEVTPLATVVERYTAILKSLKHFDKGHVVYQRHADELIEMIRRGETTGIKELAHTVHAEEDALDKEITEILVEIEHLTADSLNVVKEHEAMAVWMVFILTVVAVVISGVVGFVVVRGIVGPLRNVVDALATLAKGDTSHEVAVNSADEIGRTAEAYGVLRQATEDAQAATKKHQEELDAAEASKREAMDRLTEEFDASVASVIESFRESVTTLGAASKEMSEAANTSRSQTATVSAATEETSTNVQVVASAAEEMAASINEVSNTIAKTAKVTQQAVEDAETTTQSVTSLAEAASKIGDVVDLISDIADQTNLLALNATIEAARAGEAGKGFAVVASEVKGLANQTAKATGEITTQITEIQAVTGRSVAAISEITKTISEIDSYSSTVASAIEEQKNATHEISGSVQQAAQGTQELSESMTGVQKATEVSGDSATRVNGAVEHLSKEADALKGHVDDFLAGLKSA; translated from the coding sequence ATGAATCGGCTTCTTTTCGGCGGGCGTTTGAGCCTTGCCAAGCTTATGGTTTCGCAAAAGATCTATGGTGTTCTTGGTTTTCTAACTTTTTGTTTCATAGCAACGAGCTCTGTCACGCTATGGCAGATGGCGTCAATCACAACAGAGATTGAAGAGGTCTCGGATCGGCAGATGCCGTTGACCGAAGTGGTCACCAAGGTTGCGCTGACACAGCTAGAGCAAGCGGTTTACTTCGAACGCATTCTGGCGCTGTCCTATTCATCATATGGGCGGCCGTTGAGTTCTGATTTGGCCCCGCTCGTTGAAAGCTTTCAAAAGGATGGCAAAATCGTAGCTGAAACGATTATCACCGCTGAAGAGATTGCTGCGGAGGCGGCTGAGGTTACGCCCTTGGCCACCGTCGTGGAGCGGTACACTGCCATTCTTAAATCACTAAAGCACTTTGACAAGGGGCATGTCGTCTATCAGAGGCACGCTGATGAACTGATTGAAATGATCCGACGTGGAGAGACCACTGGGATCAAGGAGTTGGCTCACACCGTTCATGCCGAAGAAGATGCGCTTGATAAAGAAATTACTGAAATTCTTGTGGAAATTGAGCATCTTACGGCGGACTCCCTAAACGTCGTGAAAGAACATGAGGCCATGGCGGTCTGGATGGTTTTCATTCTGACAGTGGTGGCTGTCGTGATCTCCGGGGTAGTTGGCTTTGTGGTGGTTCGTGGCATTGTCGGGCCTCTCAGGAACGTTGTTGACGCCCTGGCCACTCTGGCTAAGGGCGATACCAGCCATGAGGTTGCCGTGAATAGTGCGGATGAAATTGGCCGGACTGCCGAAGCCTATGGTGTTTTGCGCCAGGCAACTGAAGATGCGCAAGCGGCGACGAAAAAGCATCAGGAAGAGCTCGATGCTGCGGAAGCGAGTAAGAGAGAGGCAATGGACCGCCTGACGGAAGAATTTGATGCGTCGGTTGCATCCGTCATCGAGTCTTTCCGCGAAAGTGTCACCACTCTGGGCGCGGCATCCAAAGAGATGAGCGAAGCCGCGAACACATCCAGATCCCAGACGGCGACTGTTTCTGCTGCGACGGAGGAAACCAGTACCAATGTACAGGTTGTTGCCTCTGCTGCGGAAGAAATGGCAGCCTCTATCAACGAAGTGTCTAATACCATTGCGAAAACGGCAAAGGTGACACAACAGGCTGTAGAAGATGCCGAGACCACGACCCAATCAGTGACAAGCCTTGCAGAAGCGGCTTCGAAGATTGGCGATGTGGTTGATCTGATCAGCGATATTGCCGACCAAACGAACCTGTTGGCGTTGAATGCGACGATTGAGGCCGCGCGCGCTGGCGAGGCGGGCAAAGGGTTTGCCGTTGTTGCGTCCGAGGTTAAGGGGCTGGCAAATCAGACTGCGAAAGCGACGGGTGAGATCACGACGCAGATCACTGAAATTCAGGCTGTCACAGGAAGATCTGTTGCGGCGATTTCTGAGATCACGAAGACGATTAGTGAGATCGATTCATACTCGTCCACCGTGGCGTCTGCGATTGAAGAGCAAAAAAATGCCACGCATGAGATCAGTGGCAGTGTTCAACAGGCCGCCCAGGGTACCCAGGAACTGTCTGAATCCATGACAGGCGTCCAGAAAGCCACAGAAGTATCCGGCGACTCTGCTACCCGAGTGAATGGTGCCGTGGAGCACCTCTCGAAAGAGGCAGATGCTCTCAAAGGACATGTGGATGATTTCCTTGCAGGACTTAAGTCCGCATAA
- a CDS encoding SDR family NAD(P)-dependent oxidoreductase (Derived by automated computational analysis using gene prediction method: Protein Homology.), with protein MTLVSHPALRPGSTAVITGGANGIGLAAGVRYASMGMNVLVADRDVEQLEVAEEALQAAAANGAKTMGLTCDVSIASELTELAQTATETFGTVNVLMNNAGAGMNPGKPWENTGGWKKLLDVNLWGVIHGVQAFVPAMLEAGNPGLVINTGSKQGITRPPGNAAYNLSKAGVIAFTEALAHELRQIEDCQLSAHLLVPGFTYTGMISKFLPEKPDTAWTSEQVVDFMLKSLETDDFYILCPDNDVSRETDERRIQWNADDLIQNRPALSRWHPDYAIAFDEFMKK; from the coding sequence ATGACATTAGTCTCCCACCCGGCCCTCCGGCCCGGCAGCACCGCAGTCATTACCGGTGGTGCCAATGGGATCGGCCTGGCTGCTGGTGTTCGATACGCCTCCATGGGCATGAATGTTCTCGTTGCGGATCGAGACGTCGAACAACTTGAGGTAGCCGAAGAAGCTCTTCAGGCCGCCGCTGCGAATGGCGCCAAAACAATGGGACTCACATGTGATGTGAGCATTGCATCAGAGCTCACCGAGCTTGCTCAGACCGCCACAGAAACATTCGGCACCGTCAATGTCTTGATGAACAATGCCGGCGCAGGCATGAACCCCGGCAAGCCTTGGGAAAATACAGGTGGGTGGAAGAAACTCCTCGACGTTAATCTCTGGGGCGTCATTCATGGTGTTCAAGCCTTCGTACCCGCCATGCTGGAAGCCGGAAATCCAGGTCTGGTGATCAATACAGGCTCCAAACAGGGCATCACCCGCCCGCCGGGCAATGCTGCCTACAATCTTTCCAAGGCGGGTGTCATTGCGTTCACAGAAGCGCTAGCGCACGAGCTGCGGCAAATTGAAGACTGCCAGCTTTCTGCCCACCTTCTGGTGCCCGGCTTCACCTATACCGGCATGATCTCCAAATTCCTGCCTGAGAAACCCGACACAGCCTGGACATCAGAACAAGTCGTCGACTTCATGCTGAAAAGCCTGGAGACTGACGACTTCTATATTCTCTGTCCCGATAATGATGTCAGCCGCGAAACGGATGAGCGGCGCATTCAATGGAACGCAGACGATCTCATCCAGAACCGCCCGGCTCTTTCAAGATGGCATCCCGATTATGCAATCGCCTTTGACGAGTTCATGAAGAAGTAG
- a CDS encoding SDR family oxidoreductase (Derived by automated computational analysis using gene prediction method: Protein Homology.), translating to MTDHIENKVIIVTGAGGGFGRLVCEKAGALGAKILCADIDTSTLNETVEIVRSAGGIASAVQTDVTDLSQMKALAAHALEEHGAIDVMINNAGVMPLSFFSDHEDAAEAWSRCIDINIKGVLHGITAVYDQMIAQGRGHVINLSSIYGNFPVVGAAVYGATKTAVNFLSESLRVEAQGKIKVTIVKPTGVPATGLGSGVVNGEAVVGILGQNAPSYLGTLMELAEGKADPKQVDPEQPDYVALDPSYIADAIITAIDQPWGVSLGDITVRATGDGYIL from the coding sequence GTGACCGACCATATTGAGAACAAGGTCATCATCGTCACAGGTGCTGGTGGTGGCTTCGGTCGCCTGGTTTGCGAGAAAGCAGGTGCACTCGGGGCCAAAATTCTGTGTGCGGACATTGATACATCCACACTCAATGAAACAGTCGAAATCGTCAGGTCAGCTGGCGGCATCGCATCAGCTGTTCAAACCGACGTCACCGACCTTAGTCAAATGAAAGCGCTTGCTGCGCACGCTCTCGAGGAACATGGCGCCATTGACGTCATGATCAACAATGCGGGTGTCATGCCGCTTTCCTTTTTCTCAGACCACGAAGACGCAGCAGAGGCCTGGTCACGCTGCATTGATATCAATATCAAAGGCGTGCTGCACGGCATCACAGCAGTCTACGATCAAATGATCGCGCAGGGCCGTGGCCATGTAATCAACCTCTCATCGATATATGGAAATTTTCCGGTAGTAGGCGCTGCCGTCTATGGCGCGACCAAGACGGCTGTGAACTTCCTCTCAGAATCCCTGAGAGTCGAAGCACAAGGAAAGATCAAAGTGACCATTGTCAAACCGACCGGCGTGCCTGCGACAGGGCTTGGCTCGGGCGTTGTAAACGGAGAAGCCGTGGTTGGCATCCTTGGTCAAAACGCCCCCTCCTATTTGGGCACTCTCATGGAGCTTGCGGAAGGCAAGGCTGACCCGAAACAGGTAGATCCGGAACAGCCTGACTATGTGGCTCTCGACCCTTCCTATATTGCCGACGCGATCATTACAGCCATAGACCAACCCTGGGGCGTGTCTCTCGGAGACATCACCGTCCGCGCAACAGGTGACGGATACATTCTTTAA
- a CDS encoding SDR family oxidoreductase (Derived by automated computational analysis using gene prediction method: Protein Homology.) produces MKFDENTAAVVTGGASGLGQASATALRAAGIKVAIFDVNEEKGKEVAADIGALFCKVDITSEENVIAGFEEARAANGQERVCVHCAQISRGRMKTVGRNRETGELTRYPTENYEFSIQGILVASYRVASLSALGMAALDPLEDGERGVITLTSSAAAQDAQVGQIGYGSGKAGVNGLVLPMARDLMDLGIRVNSIMPGIFATPPMLGAPPKVLNTLAASVPFPKRLGNPEEFGSLVMELVRNSYFNGQALRLDGAIRMPPR; encoded by the coding sequence ATGAAGTTTGATGAAAACACCGCCGCCGTTGTAACGGGCGGCGCATCTGGCTTGGGGCAAGCCAGCGCCACGGCTCTGAGAGCTGCGGGCATCAAGGTCGCAATCTTTGATGTGAACGAAGAGAAGGGAAAAGAAGTCGCAGCCGACATCGGCGCGCTCTTCTGCAAGGTAGATATCACCAGCGAAGAAAACGTCATCGCCGGGTTTGAAGAAGCCCGCGCCGCCAACGGCCAGGAACGCGTCTGCGTCCATTGCGCGCAAATCTCACGCGGCCGCATGAAAACCGTTGGTCGCAACAGAGAGACCGGTGAGCTTACCCGCTATCCGACAGAGAATTATGAGTTCTCCATCCAAGGCATTCTGGTGGCGAGCTATCGCGTCGCGTCCCTATCTGCATTAGGCATGGCAGCACTTGATCCTTTGGAAGACGGCGAACGCGGTGTTATCACCCTCACCTCGTCTGCCGCAGCCCAAGATGCCCAGGTCGGACAGATTGGATACGGCTCTGGCAAAGCAGGCGTGAACGGCCTGGTGCTCCCCATGGCCCGCGACCTCATGGATCTGGGTATCCGGGTTAACTCCATCATGCCGGGTATTTTTGCGACACCGCCCATGCTGGGCGCGCCCCCCAAAGTGCTGAACACACTGGCGGCCTCTGTCCCCTTCCCCAAACGATTGGGCAACCCGGAAGAGTTTGGAAGCCTCGTTATGGAACTGGTCCGTAACAGTTACTTCAACGGCCAAGCGCTTCGTCTCGACGGCGCGATCCGCATGCCACCGCGTTGA
- a CDS encoding SDR family NAD(P)-dependent oxidoreductase (Derived by automated computational analysis using gene prediction method: Protein Homology.): MDVKDKIIVVTGAASGIGVALVKRFYAAGAKHIVSVDINLDGAKATAAEFGGTAMQADVSKEEDIKAVIDKTETEIGPIDLFCSNAGIGAGRDLSSSNDEWTLSWDVNVMSHVYAARHLAPKMVERGGGYFLNTASAAGLLNQIGSVAYGVTKHAAVGFGEWLALTYKHQGIGVSILCPQAVRTAMTANASASTQAAATDGMMEPDVLAEAVMEGLANNTFCILPHKEVLGYMRRKTDDYDRWIGGMNKLHRSLTGE, from the coding sequence TTGGACGTTAAAGATAAGATTATTGTGGTCACGGGTGCGGCGAGCGGCATTGGGGTGGCGCTGGTCAAGCGGTTCTATGCTGCCGGTGCAAAACACATTGTATCCGTTGATATCAATCTTGATGGCGCGAAGGCGACAGCAGCTGAGTTTGGCGGGACGGCAATGCAGGCTGATGTCAGCAAAGAAGAGGACATCAAGGCTGTCATCGACAAGACAGAAACCGAGATCGGTCCGATTGATCTCTTCTGTTCCAATGCGGGTATCGGGGCTGGCCGTGATCTTTCTTCGTCAAATGATGAGTGGACTCTCTCCTGGGACGTGAATGTGATGTCGCATGTTTATGCGGCACGGCATCTTGCGCCCAAAATGGTTGAGCGGGGCGGCGGCTATTTTCTCAATACAGCCTCTGCTGCCGGGTTGCTCAATCAGATCGGCTCCGTTGCTTATGGTGTGACAAAACATGCAGCCGTTGGTTTTGGCGAATGGTTGGCGCTTACCTACAAGCATCAGGGCATTGGTGTTTCGATCCTTTGTCCGCAGGCGGTGCGCACTGCGATGACGGCAAATGCCAGCGCCAGCACTCAGGCTGCTGCGACAGACGGTATGATGGAACCCGATGTGCTTGCGGAAGCGGTGATGGAAGGCTTGGCGAACAATACGTTCTGTATTCTTCCCCACAAGGAAGTACTTGGCTATATGCGGCGCAAGACAGACGATTATGATCGCTGGATTGGTGGCATGAATAAACTGCATCGCTCGCTCACCGGGGAATAA
- a CDS encoding enoyl-CoA hydratase/isomerase family protein (Derived by automated computational analysis using gene prediction method: Protein Homology.) has product MSDLVIRDDKNGVAILTINRPDKLNALNVAAFQALESHIDDLEKQTETVGCVVLRGNGKCFSAGHDLKDIEAGEKLPRPNFQAHVIERLANLPQPVITAVHSHCYTGALELALAGDIILAAENAKFADTHAKWALTPVWGMSQRLPRRIGKVKAAEMMFTAKTYSGREAEEIGLCNICYPDEGFEAAVETFCAEMLTNSWFSLRANKKLLRDTDGMSIEAGLAHEIYQSQGVGPDMAERIGGFGKK; this is encoded by the coding sequence GTGAGCGATCTCGTTATCCGCGATGACAAAAACGGCGTTGCAATTCTAACCATCAACCGTCCAGATAAATTGAATGCGCTTAACGTGGCTGCCTTTCAGGCACTCGAATCTCATATTGACGATCTGGAGAAACAGACAGAAACCGTTGGGTGCGTTGTCCTCCGCGGCAATGGCAAGTGCTTCTCAGCCGGGCATGACCTGAAGGACATTGAAGCGGGCGAGAAGCTTCCCCGTCCCAACTTCCAAGCGCACGTTATTGAACGTCTCGCAAACCTGCCTCAACCTGTCATAACTGCTGTCCACAGCCACTGCTATACCGGCGCGCTAGAGCTTGCACTCGCTGGAGACATCATTCTTGCGGCGGAGAATGCGAAATTCGCTGATACTCATGCCAAATGGGCACTGACCCCAGTGTGGGGTATGAGCCAGCGGCTGCCTCGCCGAATTGGCAAGGTGAAAGCGGCAGAGATGATGTTCACCGCCAAGACCTATTCCGGCCGCGAGGCGGAAGAGATCGGTCTCTGCAATATCTGCTATCCCGATGAGGGCTTCGAGGCAGCCGTTGAGACCTTTTGCGCCGAGATGCTCACTAACTCCTGGTTCTCCCTTCGCGCCAACAAAAAGCTGCTCCGTGACACAGACGGCATGTCCATCGAAGCCGGCCTCGCCCACGAGATATACCAGAGCCAGGGCGTCGGGCCTGATATGGCAGAACGCATCGGAGGCTTTGGCAAAAAGTGA
- a CDS encoding acyl-CoA dehydrogenase family protein (Derived by automated computational analysis using gene prediction method: Protein Homology. GO_function: GO:0016627 - oxidoreductase activity, acting on the CH-CH group of donors [Evidence IEA]), which yields MTDLTQFTDEVRSFISESLTPDLKRAGELCAGIYADQPVAVEWHRILNKQGWSVPAWPFEHGGTGWDLEQHAIFQRELILAAAPVVTPNATRMVGPVVIAFGSEEQKTQYLPRIRSGDDWWAQGYSEPGSGSDLASLQCKAERDGDHYIINGTKIWTTHAQWSNKIFCLVRTDNSGKNQQGITFLLFDIDLPGIEIRPLISISGDHEFNQVFFENVRVPVSGLLGKENDGWTVAKYLLQHERSGSYAPGLKTRIDLLKSFARQEHNGRTEPLLADAAFAHKIAATEIELSVLESFEQKIFSAVNSGETVGAISSAIKVRGTEMRQRVTELVVEAVGYYGLPYQPEARAFETNTAPIGSTLAATALPQYLNDRAATIYAGSNEIQRNIMTKAVLGL from the coding sequence GTGACCGATCTCACTCAATTCACGGACGAAGTCCGTTCATTCATCTCTGAGAGCCTGACACCGGACCTGAAACGCGCTGGAGAACTCTGCGCAGGCATCTACGCTGATCAGCCCGTAGCAGTTGAGTGGCACCGGATCCTCAATAAACAAGGCTGGTCTGTCCCTGCCTGGCCGTTTGAGCATGGCGGCACCGGTTGGGATTTGGAGCAGCACGCCATCTTCCAGCGGGAATTGATCCTGGCCGCCGCGCCGGTAGTCACCCCCAATGCTACACGTATGGTGGGACCCGTGGTGATCGCGTTTGGTTCAGAAGAACAAAAAACACAATATCTGCCACGCATCCGCAGCGGGGACGATTGGTGGGCACAAGGCTACTCCGAGCCAGGTTCAGGATCAGACCTCGCCTCACTGCAATGCAAAGCGGAGCGCGACGGTGATCACTATATCATCAATGGAACGAAGATCTGGACGACACATGCGCAATGGTCGAACAAGATTTTCTGCCTGGTACGCACCGACAATAGTGGCAAAAACCAACAAGGCATCACCTTCCTGCTCTTCGACATCGACCTTCCCGGCATTGAGATCAGGCCCCTGATTTCAATTTCCGGCGACCATGAATTCAATCAGGTCTTCTTCGAAAACGTCCGCGTGCCCGTTTCGGGACTTCTGGGAAAAGAGAATGACGGTTGGACGGTCGCCAAGTATCTTTTGCAGCACGAACGCAGTGGCAGTTATGCCCCCGGTCTGAAGACGCGGATCGACCTGCTCAAATCTTTTGCCCGCCAGGAACACAATGGAAGGACCGAACCGCTCCTGGCCGACGCAGCCTTTGCACATAAGATCGCCGCGACAGAGATCGAGCTTTCTGTCTTGGAGAGCTTTGAACAGAAAATCTTTTCCGCTGTGAACAGCGGCGAAACCGTGGGCGCCATTTCTTCTGCGATCAAAGTCCGTGGAACAGAAATGCGCCAGCGCGTGACCGAACTGGTAGTAGAAGCCGTCGGATACTATGGCTTGCCCTACCAACCTGAGGCACGAGCGTTCGAAACCAATACAGCGCCTATCGGCTCAACTCTCGCTGCGACGGCTTTGCCGCAATACCTCAACGACCGCGCCGCGACAATCTATGCAGGCTCCAATGAAATTCAACGCAATATCATGACAAAGGCTGTTCTCGGCCTCTAG
- a CDS encoding hypothetical protein (Derived by automated computational analysis using gene prediction method: GeneMarkS-2+.), whose translation MKRTRMMVFGALFAVLAGAGALTLTAEPAYACSGGSDNGGGGSWSWDWYWSY comes from the coding sequence ATGAAACGCACACGTATGATGGTTTTTGGCGCCTTGTTTGCCGTTCTTGCCGGGGCGGGTGCCCTAACCCTCACAGCGGAGCCTGCCTACGCCTGTTCTGGTGGTAGTGACAACGGTGGCGGTGGCAGCTGGTCTTGGGACTGGTACTGGAGTTACTGA
- a CDS encoding hypothetical protein (Derived by automated computational analysis using gene prediction method: GeneMarkS-2+.), translating into MSLKDQAVRNLTQPPRVADWTDLPAQAWNDIQKTIVLTWDAWTGLFPRLEFWDPLGATVTLSLFVGLVAWLIKVRPG; encoded by the coding sequence ATGTCTTTGAAAGACCAAGCTGTCAGAAATCTCACACAACCTCCCAGGGTCGCCGATTGGACAGACCTACCCGCCCAAGCCTGGAACGATATTCAGAAAACGATAGTGCTCACCTGGGACGCCTGGACCGGCTTGTTCCCCAGGCTCGAGTTCTGGGATCCACTCGGCGCAACTGTTACGCTCAGCCTGTTTGTTGGACTGGTCGCATGGCTAATCAAAGTGAGGCCGGGATAG
- a CDS encoding hypothetical protein (Derived by automated computational analysis using gene prediction method: GeneMarkS-2+.) has translation MQTLFRSSIFAAGIVALAGPAVAEGNVIAFKNDSCVAIHLEAEGNDSCFGYGGCQVQVAPYQTKHVELRPGVRPKWAQINVTGSCEEKQLTLAGQCAVDLEKVFRGSGYVPGRRPGEGAGDLTPAFEEVVGPFDPGVSFATVRLSVGICEEVDGHDRCDVRCDVN, from the coding sequence ATGCAGACGTTATTTCGTTCATCAATCTTCGCAGCAGGCATTGTTGCTTTGGCTGGCCCGGCAGTGGCTGAGGGGAACGTCATTGCTTTTAAGAATGACTCCTGCGTTGCCATTCATCTTGAAGCAGAGGGCAACGATTCCTGCTTTGGATATGGCGGGTGCCAGGTTCAAGTCGCGCCTTACCAGACCAAGCATGTGGAGTTGCGTCCCGGTGTGCGTCCCAAATGGGCACAGATCAATGTGACCGGTTCTTGTGAAGAGAAACAGCTTACCCTTGCTGGCCAGTGCGCGGTTGATTTGGAGAAAGTTTTCCGGGGAAGTGGCTACGTTCCAGGCCGGCGTCCTGGCGAAGGCGCGGGCGACCTGACCCCCGCTTTTGAGGAGGTTGTTGGCCCATTCGACCCGGGTGTCTCCTTTGCAACGGTGCGTCTGAGCGTCGGCATTTGCGAAGAGGTGGATGGGCATGACCGTTGTGACGTTCGCTGTGATGTGAACTAG
- a CDS encoding SDR family NAD(P)-dependent oxidoreductase (Derived by automated computational analysis using gene prediction method: Protein Homology.), whose product MKQVEGRTAFITGGASGIGLSMARSFGRAGMNIVLADIDPEALETALADLHQRQIKAIGVECDVVSRESMQEAAKKAIAEFGKVHVVCNNAGVGAGGPIEEVRPSDWDWVIDVNLKGVVIGTEVFAPIMREQGEGGHFVNTASMAGMVSPPGMEPYNATKFAVVAMSEGWRGQLEELDIGVSVLCPGFVKTRIHESGRARQSEYGEAVEENEAVAGAAAEFVLNGLDPDRVGERVLEAIRENELYIFTHPDMRAAVEMRFAGIMEAFDRAEKSNALKGSGYSSPQDLTAIGRQE is encoded by the coding sequence ATGAAACAAGTAGAAGGGCGTACAGCCTTCATCACCGGTGGCGCTAGCGGCATCGGTCTCTCCATGGCGCGGTCGTTCGGTCGGGCCGGTATGAATATTGTTCTGGCAGATATTGACCCAGAAGCGCTGGAGACAGCTCTAGCCGATCTTCACCAAAGGCAGATCAAGGCAATCGGAGTTGAGTGTGACGTCGTCTCTCGGGAGTCGATGCAGGAGGCTGCCAAGAAGGCGATTGCTGAATTCGGAAAAGTGCATGTCGTCTGTAACAATGCAGGTGTTGGTGCGGGTGGTCCGATTGAAGAGGTTCGCCCCAGTGATTGGGATTGGGTGATTGACGTAAACCTGAAGGGTGTTGTGATCGGGACTGAAGTCTTTGCACCGATCATGCGAGAGCAAGGTGAAGGTGGGCACTTCGTAAATACCGCCTCTATGGCCGGTATGGTCTCACCGCCCGGAATGGAGCCCTATAACGCAACCAAGTTTGCAGTTGTTGCTATGTCTGAAGGGTGGCGTGGACAGCTGGAGGAACTTGATATCGGCGTTTCCGTCTTGTGCCCTGGATTTGTGAAAACCCGTATCCACGAGTCAGGCCGCGCGCGTCAGTCAGAATATGGCGAAGCTGTTGAGGAAAATGAGGCAGTGGCCGGTGCTGCTGCGGAGTTTGTTCTCAATGGATTGGACCCTGACCGGGTTGGCGAGCGGGTGCTGGAAGCTATTCGGGAGAATGAGCTCTACATCTTCACGCATCCAGATATGCGGGCCGCAGTTGAGATGCGGTTTGCGGGCATCATGGAAGCATTTGACCGGGCTGAAAAGAGCAATGCGCTTAAGGGTTCCGGCTATTCCTCTCCTCAGGACCTGACTGCGATTGGTCGCCAGGAATAG